TCGTGGAGGTGCGTTTGGAGCCGGTTCCGGGCCCGCAGACAAGATCCGCATCAGCTTGACGGAGACCTTTTCGGACTTCAAGGAAGTCGATGGGTTGACCCTGCCACATCAGTACAGGATTGCCCTGAACGCCTCTGCGATCGGCGGTTTCGTGGGACATTGGGAGATCAAGTTCGATCGCGTGATGCACGATATGCGGATTGCCGCTCGAGCCTTTGCCATCAAGTAGTCGTTGGGTGTCGATTCAAGGAAGACCGAAGTTTCAGGAAATCCGGATTGGGTAACGGCCGTATGAGCACGAGGTAAATCATGCGAAATTGGGGATTCCGGATCGCTATCTTCGCCCTGTTGCCGCCGTTCGCGGCTGTGGATGCAGCGGCCAAGAAATTGAAGAAGGAGGAGCTGATCGCCCTCCATTTACAAGCCATCGGCGAGAACACCGCCCGGAAGAATCGGGTTGCCCAGGGTTCGGGCACCATGGACATCCGAGTGGGTGGCCAGGGCAATCTGAACGGCCGGGCCATGTTTTTGGCGGAGGGAGACAAGCTTCGGACCGCGCTGATCTTCAACCATGTCCAATACCCTAAGGAAACCCTGATCCGAAACGGCGACCAACTGGATATCGCCTACATCACTCCCGGTGTCCGATCCCAACTGGGAACGGTCATCTGGGAGAACTTTCCCCGGCTGGTGCAGGAAGGACTCTACGCGGGCGTCCTATCCACCGACTGGGCCCTGCTCAACCTGAAGAACAAGCGGGCCAAGATCCGCTACCGGGGACTCAAGACATTCGAGGGCCGGCGGCTTCACGAAGTCGATTACAAGCCCAGGAAAAAGGTCCGCTACCGGGTCCGTCTCTACTTCGAACCGGAGACCTACCGCCACGTGGCCAGCAAGTATCGGATCGTCGTTCCCCGTAGCGCCATGCGCGGCCTGACCAACATTTCCAGTGGAGGCGGGGCCCCGGTGGGCGCCGGGGGAGGAATTTCTCCTGGAAGCCGGACCGTGTCCGACGGCCAACGCAGCCTGTTGGGGCAGATCGGAGGCCCGGGAGCCGGAGACGACCCCACCACCCGCAGCACCGTGGAACTGACGGAGAGGTTCTCGGAGTTCAAGCAGGTCGACGGCCTGACCCTGCCGCATCACTACCAGATCAGTCTCAACGTCGACGCCAACACCGGATTCGTGGGCCATTGGGCGATGAAGCTCGAACGCATGTCGCACGATCGTCAGATCGCACCAAAGGCCTTCGCCATCCCGTAGCCGCGCGCAGGGATCAGGACCGATGCAAGGAATCGCCGCCGTTTCGCTGGGCCCCCGAAAGGAGATGGTTTTCCGGGAATTCCCTCTTCCCGACGTGGGTCCCGACGACATTCTGGTCCGAGTGCGCCGCTCCAACATCTGCGGGTCGGACCTGCACATCTGGCACGGGCATGGTCCCGAGTTCACCCAGGGGGAGGGCTTCGTCCCGGGACATGAAATGGTGGGAGATGTCTTTCGCCTCGGGCGCCGGGTGAAAACCGACGTGTTGGGGCAACGGCTCCAGGAGGGCGACAGGATCGCCTACACCTACTTCCTTCCCTGCGGAAACTGCGCGGCATGCATGGACGGATCGCCCGCCTGCCCCAACCGGTCCGACCATTGGTTCCAGGATGCCGCCGAGGCCCCTCACTTCAGGGGAGCCTACGGCGAGTATTACTACCTGCGCCGGGGACAAACGGTCTGCAAGGTCCCTCCCGGATTGAGCAACTCCGAGGTCTCTCCGGTCAATTGCGCCCTCTGCCAGGTGCTCTACGGACTGGAACAGATCGGGGTCCGCCTGGGCGACACCATCGTCGTCCAGGGCGCGGGCGGACTGGGACTGTACGCCTGCTCCCTGGCCAAGGAGATGGGGGCCGGCCAGGTCGTCGTCTTCGACCGGCTGGAGAGCCGGCTGGAGCTGGCCCGCTCCTTCGGCGCCGACCTTACGGTCAACATCGAATCCGTGAACCGGAAGAACCGTCGAGAGATGATCATGGACCTGACTCGGGGCCAGGGCGCCGACGTGGTGGCCGAGTTCGCCGGATCCCCCCTGCCGGTGGAGGAAGGCGTGCACCTGCTCCGCCAGTTCGGCCGCTATCTCTGGGTGGGAAACGTCGCGCCGGGAAGGACCGCCGCCCTGGACCCGGCCATCAGTGTCCGGTCCGGGCACACCATCCGCGGAGTCATTGCCTATGCTCCGTGGGTGCTCCCCCGGGCCCTGGATTTTCTGGCCCGCCGGGGACATGCCTATCCGTTCGAGAAGATCATCTCTCATACATTCCCCCTGACGGAGATCAACGAGGCCTTCGCCCTGGCCGACGAAGGCAAGGCCATCCGCGTCTCGCTGACCTCCTGATTCGATTCAACCGAGGCTGACGCAAGCCGTGTTTTTCGACTTCGTACCCGCCAGCGGCTCGAATGTCACGCCGCTCGCCGAAGCTTCGACATGAACCCTTCCGGCTCAGCGCCCATCCATTGTGGATGATGGCCGAATGACAAGGAGGTGAATCATGCGTAAGTGGGGATTCCGGATTGCTCTTTCCATCCTGTTGTTTCCGCTCGCGGGAGTGGACGGAACGGCCAAGAAATTAGCGACGGACGAACTGATCGCCCGGCATCGAACGTCCATCGGCGAGAACCCCGTGCGGAAGAATCGGGTCGCACAGGGATTGGGGACATTGGACATCCGCGTCGGCGGCCTGGGCAAGCTGGGCGGTCCGGCCATGATTCTGGCTGAGGGAGATAAACTTCGGACCAGTTTCGGTTTCGGCCATATCCAGTATCCCAAGGAGACCATCATCCGCAACGGGGACAAGTTGGACATCGCCTACATCACTCCGGGCATCCGGTCCCAGTTGGGTACCGCCCTCTGGATCCA
This window of the Acidobacteriota bacterium genome carries:
- a CDS encoding zinc-binding dehydrogenase, coding for MQGIAAVSLGPRKEMVFREFPLPDVGPDDILVRVRRSNICGSDLHIWHGHGPEFTQGEGFVPGHEMVGDVFRLGRRVKTDVLGQRLQEGDRIAYTYFLPCGNCAACMDGSPACPNRSDHWFQDAAEAPHFRGAYGEYYYLRRGQTVCKVPPGLSNSEVSPVNCALCQVLYGLEQIGVRLGDTIVVQGAGGLGLYACSLAKEMGAGQVVVFDRLESRLELARSFGADLTVNIESVNRKNRREMIMDLTRGQGADVVAEFAGSPLPVEEGVHLLRQFGRYLWVGNVAPGRTAALDPAISVRSGHTIRGVIAYAPWVLPRALDFLARRGHAYPFEKIISHTFPLTEINEAFALADEGKAIRVSLTS